CAATATCTTTGATGTCTCAATGTGGCATGTAAAATACCGCGATCAAAATGTAGCTTCTTTTATTTTGAACCAATCACAACACAGAtcagatatttattacatgcGTGAAATAAAGAATATTTTTATAATGGGCTTTATTAGATGGCAAAACAAAGTATGATAAATGatgtaaaatacataattatttacatatcaaatacatatttCTAGTTTTCATAACGTTCATCTGcaattttaaccaaatttaatgGAACATGTCCGATGTAACAAATGAATTAGTCcgccaaaatgaaaaaaaaaatctaccgCTAAgatattcaaatataaaatgaaaattaaacatCTAATTATGTTCTCTCATGTAATTTCTGAGACAATGTTTAAGACTTTATTTCTTTTATCACCAGAGAAGGTTCTGTGTTATTGGAAAACAAGTAAGCTGTATGGAAATATCGTTAATAAACGCTATGTccatattgtaaaaatatagTGCGTAACGTCGTTTTACTAGCTGAGTATAACGGGAATTTCCTTGCAGCCTAGTTGTaagatgtttgccttgagagggAAAAGGTCCCTAGTTCGAAGCCCGGCACGGGcaggatatttttcatgaatcaTTCCTATAGCAACATGGATGACACTGGACTGACGTGTGCGAGGACAGGACGTCTTTTATTTTAACACTTAATGATGAAAATGTGACAAAAGATGTGATATGATAGTATCTTACAATGCTTACGGATAGTGTTTTTGTGAAGACTTGTGTATGTATGGGTTATTTGTCCTTGTAAATACTATAtgttatttgattttataaCGTGGTTGTGATGTcatctattgttatagtatgaaGTAAAGTTGAGTTGTCTACTATTATCACCTATAGCTGTGGAATAGTTGGAATTTACTGTGGAATAGTTACAAACTATTCAACAGTAATCCAAGAACTATTCCACAGTTGAAGGTGATACAAAAAGTAGATCTGTATCAACTATATTTTATGCTATAACAAAagattgttttgattttggaaaaaaatatgaaattgaaaaataacgCTGAATAAGATACCTATGAGGAAGTTCGGGACAAAACATACTATCTCCAAAAGAAATCGCAGAAGCGTGACATTTTGTCTAGCTAAAATTTCCATCTAAGCATCGACACATTTCACGAAAATACCACTGAATTTCAGTAATTATTTCATAAAGTATATATTACCTTGATActctgttttttttctgtatttctgttataaatCTTCCTCAATTAGAATCAAGATCTTTgtcaaaaaaaattgaacattttctcttttatttacataaacacaTTTCGACGGTTTAAAGCCTTTTTGTTTCTATCAGTCTCGAATGACTGACTGTCCAGCTTGCCACGGAATTTCTGAAAATGGTGCTTATGTTGGTTCTCCAATTCATGCTCTGTTTCTTGCATTGCTTGATTATGTTCCTGTTCTGAATCGATTGCAAAATTGCAAAATTTATGTTAGTATTTGTTTTGGTGAGGAGAATTTCACGACAGTACTGTGCACAGTCCTCCATGTTGAACAATGAAAGATGAACTGAggacatttttttcaaaagttgcaCAATAGCACCTGTGAAACATTCACAGATTCCAAACAAAGCATGACGTACCTGGTATGCTTTTTAGTGTGGTAAACAAAGTGAATAGGTCTCAGAGTGTAACAGATAAAGGTTGACCTGGAACAGTGGACTTGTTGAACAAAAAACCTGTGTTATACTCAAGTTTAATGATGCCATGTTTTAAGTATGATAAAAACCTCAAACTGTTGAATAGTCAATATAATGCATAGTTGTGAACTTTCCATTATCTTGACTATTCCACATTTTTTAGTGTTTCTCCAATACAGGCATTTGTATATCTGTTTGTATCTTTTGAAGTATTAAGTTTATATTGGGTGACTTGTGTTTGATGATATTTTTCGAGGTAAATTGGTCCCTGAGGTTTTCGTGATCTgtatgtcatgttttatatgaaattttagataGTGATATGGTTCAGAAATGTAATATGAGTTAATCACTTGATCTGGGGAAAACTTCTTTTACGAACTTAACTCTTCAGGCATTTTCGCAAACGCTGATTTAGAAATGACTTCAAATTAGCGATGATCAGGTATCAGAGTCATTTACACTACAAGACTCCTAATGTGTTAACTGTCAGCTTGGCCTTCAACCAAATTTTGTTATTTCCGTACAAATATTCGCGAATAATTTGAATTCGCTATTGACTCTCCGCTGGATTTCGTAAAAGCCAACgcaaaatataagtgatttacaatGTTCGACACAGTTTTAGTTTTGAAATTTATTCCTTAAACATCAAAAAAGTTAACTATTGGCTACATAATCCGTTCAATCCATTTCTGAAAGAGGAACCAATACAATGAAAAAAGAACACTTGAGAACAACCGGACATTATTTCATGagtttttaaatatcaaacttCGAATAGCACTACTGCTTTAATGATTCAAAAAGCAATCTCGCTGTTccttaaaaacaaatatatcaggGACATATTCGATTCACAACTCTGATGGtgcaagggaagtaactcttacatGATTATGGAAGCAAACAGTTTAGTTTCACATTTGACAAACACAAACTCATATAATGACGTTCAGCAGTTCGTCGACAAAACAAATTTCGTCCAGCAAGGTTCAATATGACGAACACATTCGTCAACAAAACTGTTGAACCCGCCGGTCTATTTTAGTTCCCTCTGTCGCCACAACACATTAGTCAATTGGCAGTACTCACGAGTCTGATAGGATGCAACAGTTGCAGTTAgatgataaaaatatacaagTCTATGATGTAGTTAGATTTATTTTAGATCTACTGTTTTAGCCTTACTTTATCCGACTCTCAATTTGTACTGAAAGATGTGAATAAAGTGTGTGTCTTTTAATAAAATGCTTGAAATTTCTGACACTCAGCCTAGAAGGGGAGTTAAAATACTTCATTGTGGTTATTCCGCCTCattcatatgatatacatgtacaattctATGTTACAACATGGTTGAAGACAGtaaacaacactaaaacattgattgtatatattatatggcGGTCTCACAAACATCTGCGGCCGAAGAACTAGGATTTTCCTGTTTAATACGCCTCGACAACTTTTTCCAAAATAGTTCTTTTGGTTTTTCCCTATCAGTGTTATTTTCGTTTGGCCAACGTAATGGTCGAATCAAATCCCAATTAATTCTTATGAGCTTTGGGAATTCACTCTTCTTTATATCGTTTAACAGAataataatgttcatatttccCGTCCCTCTCGAAAAGAGTAAACACTTGCTAACTTCATAGTAAACATTGTCCATTCACGTTCCAGAAAAGTGCAACTCACCACAAAAACGGTTTGACGAGAGCTATCAATGGAGTCCATTATGTTATCAGTTATATCACGTCCGAGCTTAAAACTTTTATCATGAAAGCAATATTCAAACTCATTTTCGTTCAACCATGGAATGAAAGTGTTAGCTGTCCAGCCAGAGTCCTCATCACAAAAGGATATAAATATGTCGTACTGGAATTGATTGTGTTCCGAAGGTTGTCGACACTTGACACGCAGCCAAACCCTGCGTCTCCAGGCTTCTCGTGCTAACACACCACAAACAAATAAAGTGATGCTGAGGACAACACTGATGATCAACCAGAGTCGTGACACACAACTATCCTGAAACTCTTCAAACGTTGTGAGGAATTCTTCCATCTTTATTTGGGCCCCTCCTGATATAATACACGTTAACATGCCTTTGTTGTACATGATTTCTGTCGTGCTTATCCAATAAAGAAAATCCAAAGTGTCACAACTACACACCAAAGGGTTTCTAAAAAGATCGATCCtgaatttatttgattttaagcGTAAAGAGTCCAGAATATCGAGTTCTGATGACCTTAATGTCGTTATCAGATTGTTACTTATGTCAAGCGTTTCTAAGACACCGAGACGTTGTAGTACCTCAGTTGGAAGGCGTTCCATTTGATTCCAAGCCAAAATTAAACTTTTAAGAGATTCCACTTGAtctttaaatatattgatgttcAGGCGATTTAAGTTATTCGACGAAATATCAATGAAAGACAGATTAAAAAGTCCTTTAAATAATGATGGTTTGTTTGATTCCAAAGTGCTCTTTAGGTTACACTGACTTGCTCCAAATCGCGAAAGTTTGTGCATTTCACTCAACATCTCAGCTTTTGGAATTGAACAGTCCCAACCGGATATGTCAAGTTGCTTCATGTGCACAAGGCCATTAAAAAATCCACCTGAACATGACGGATGTTTAGTAGGGAAACCTAAATCCAATATCTGAATTGAATTATTCgcaaaagttatatttttgatCCCATATATAAAGGGGTCATGGGAAGCATTTATGTAAATCAATGATTTAGGAACAAAAAAGATATGATGTTCTTCAACCTGAGTGCTACGTTTTCGTAATGGCATACTTcccatgtatgatatatatagatgtgtAATAGACGAAAAAAGGTTCAAGAGGGAAAGTATCTGATAATTATAACACTGATTTCTTGAAAGATCTAAGATTTCTATACAACCCCTTCTTGCCCACGATAAAACCGCCTCTTGGCTTATGGTTCCGATACCATTTTCTGCTAGTTTAAGCTTCCTCACACAAATTGTGCCGAGATGTAAAATATCAGACTTAATCAAATGAACAATGCCAGTGTGTTTCACATAATTAGAAGACAATTGGAGTGATTCCATTGTTCTTCCCCGCAATCCGTACAGTGACCGCAGAATATCACGGATTGTCATTTTTGATTCTGAATTCAATGTAAGTGTTTTAAGTTTACTTAAAGGGGATAGAAAATTGATTTCTAACGTTTGAATTGGAAAATcgatatgtaaatgagatatgtTTGATCGCTGTAGTCCAAGGAAAGAGGAATTTAGAAAAGAGATTCTTTCGTTTCCGATGAAGTggaatttcaaattatttagttttgttaattttaaaaatccATCCCCAAAATGAAATCCTTCAAATATATCTAGCATAAGTGTATCCACTCGCGGTATACAGGATAATGCCTTTTCGGGATATGATTTCGTGATAAAGAAATCATTACCTTGAAGGTTCAAACTTTTTATACTTCTCAATTTAAGAAAAACCGAAGATTCAAATGACGACACACTTAGATTGTTCTCAGATATAACTAGGTATTCCAAGTTCACAAGATCGTCAAATGTCCCAGGCGAAATTACGGATAATGCATTCATTGACAGGTCTAGTATTTTTAACGTAGGGCAGTTTATGAAAGAATTCCTATGTAGAACGTGAATGTGATTATTCCATAGATTCAACATCACTGTGTTGTTCGGTAAATCCTGCGGTACTTCTTCCAGTTGACATTTTGGACACGTGACATGACTCGTCCCTTCTATACTGGTCACATGACAGCATTCGCTGGTAACTACAAGAGTAATAAAAATGGATTCTCAAAAAACAATTTTACCCTCGTCAAAACGGGTACCATAACTTGACTTTCCAAATATTGAGGAAATAAGCGGCGCCGCAGGGGCACTTAACATTGTTTGTTAAAGTTGCCTGCcaacaataaatataaaatataactctaTATACAAGTTTTATTCTGACATGAACAGTGTACGAAACAATGAGTGCGAGTGTCGTTACAACGTTACACGATCGAATGTTCTCTTTGTCAAGCTCTGACTGACTGTGTGAGAGAATATCATATTCACCTGTATATCTTTGTGACGAAATGGTAACTCGATATTATCGCCCGACGATCTGACAGTTTAAGAAGCTTAACATCGTTAGAAACAATTACATATTTGTGTGTCAATACAGGAGgtattttttgataaaacagaATGGCATTCTTATTATAGCCGTATAAAACCTTGACAAATCCTTCCAAAATGACCAAGTTTTTATCTATACACTGCGCAGATGACTGTAGGGGATGCATCATTATAGATAGTCAATACCCTCGTCAAAACGGGTACCACAACTTGAGTTTCCAAATATTGAGGAAATAAGCACCGAATAAGCACTGAACAAACATGATGCCTGTCAACcacaaaacatcaaatatacCCATCAATACAATGGTTATCATTACAAAAAACAGTTTAcgtaacaatgtgtacgagtGTCGTTGCAACGCTTCAAGACTGACTAGTATCTTTGTCAAGTTCTGACTGTCTGTGTGAGCGAAactcatgtttacctgtacatttcggGTATCGACATAGCGTGTATATACCCACTGTATCGAATAAACGAAAAGGACTTACATACATTTGACCTAACAAAGCAGTAAAAAGGTCAACCTTTGTTATGTAAATGAGAACATTGTTTTACTGGTATTCGTAATACTTACAGACAGACCAGGTGAGCTTTTCAATGTTTAAGTATTAGACAACGATCTTAGCGACTAGTATATGTACCATCCTATATAAAGTGTCACCAGGTTAAGAAACATGTATAAACAGCCCAGTCAAGTGATATTCAATACAGGTCCTTAACTGACCTGACAAATATAAATCCGTTGACCACCTTCTGTATGTACTGATATTCTTGATGTGTATAGAGCACATGAAACTCCCTCTAATGAAACTGAAGATGAACATATGGCTGTTAAATAAAAGCGGCAAAGATTGATAAAACCGCCCTTTCGAAACTTTGGAAAGCCATAAACCAAACATAAACACTGTGGAGAAATTTTAACAAGTGCAAAACTGATGCAAGCTGGTATTTTGACTTACCTGTGTATGGTAATACCAACAAAACACAGAGGACAGTCAGGAATTTGTCGTCCATTTTGAGTTTTGTTGATGTCATTCAGGAAGTGACTACACATTTACTTTGAACAATTTACAGTATACATCAGTTGTTTTATCTTTCGGTAATCGATAGCCCCTGTGTAGTCACGAATGAGAGCTGTTATGCTGAAAACAATTTTAACTACGTTTTACAAGGGATGTGCTTTGATATGCAATTTCACAGTTTGGCCTTAATTGAAATATAACTGGTAAATGGTGATCCATACCTCCACCAATCAATTAATACATTAAGTTGTGATAGGATTTCCAAGAAAATATTAGTAGACTTTCCTTTTGATGATTATCATGTAAGGTTCTGTGTTGTAAGTTACCATGTATATTTCTGTAAAGACTTGTCCTTGTAAATGAATAATGTATTTTGAAAGACATCGATATCTTTGATTGTATCTTCTAAAGCTTTTTGCtatatgtatattgacatgGTTTAATTGTCtttgaacatatttttttcGCATATATAGGTACACGAAACTTTAATCAAATTGGCTATCagtttaagtaaaaaaaataacaacaaaaacgggacgtattataaaaaaaatatgtcacgCCTACAACTATATTGGTTGCTATTTCAAgaattttttatgtttgatgttatgaaaagtattttgaaatcaaaacattccaatctttcaaaataaaagcTATCTAAGAATGATAATATAGTTCACAACTTTTGCACTTTATATTATTTCAACTTTATTTAAGATCACTGACCTGTATTTTcctttttataatttattttattgccTTATATGACCTatgaaatgacaaaatatgaacaatGGTTTAATCTGGAAATTGTTTTTCTCGCTCATATATGTTGATTTTTGTGAAACTTAGTGACTGTGTAGGATATATAGTGGGATTGTTAAAGGCCAAAATGTTGTGCTGGTTGGCAAATAGATAGGTTCTTCTtgacatatttgtatatatgattgAAATCgcataattgaaaatattaattgattataagaaatcatttaagtgaattaaacagtattttagAAGAAAACGTGcgggttttgtgtgtgtgtgtggctgtgtgtgtgtgtgtgtggctgtgtgtgtgtgtttgtgttttcgGTGAAAATGCTCAAAATGATTTATGATTTTCAAAGGGTCATTGCCAAACAATAAGCACACCGACATATAACCTTTCTTGTTTAGCATTTTGTATTGTATAGTCAACTCCTCTTTCATAAAACAGAGTGTTGACTTCTTAGAGGtgtacatttaagcattgaactgctttcagttggaagttatgggctgatgaatgcatactggacaaaggcaaatttaatgaagctagtccttcatgttgaatttgcctttgtccagttggcattcatcagcccataacttccaacaAAAAGCAGTTCAATggtcatatttacatttgacaacgatttttaaagactatatccaggaattttgctccgacgatgaatgaacaaattattgtcgtcaaagacggaacagccttttcaacagccatctttcgttatcgcctACGTGACAATTATAACGTCACTAtatcaatgacgtcataataaagatttggaagttatggaccataaattccaagtgagcttggtaaagttatatagtggggccgcagtgtaaatgtaaatattcttaAGTAAATTTTGGTTCTACTGTATCAAATTCAGATTGTATTAAATCGCAAGGTGTCTTTTGTACCGTCCTTTGAGATTGAGGTTGGATGACACTTCTGGTGGACTAATGTCCCCGAGGATGAAGGACACTCTTTGTGGACTAAAGTCCTCGAGGTTATCTTAAACTGTATGTCccgttttatttaaaaaaaaaaataggcaGTGATATGGTTCAAGAAATATAAATGTACAGTTAATCACTTAGATTTCGAAGCACCTTATTACACGAACTTAACTCGTCTGGCATATGCCCAAAAACAACATTTCACCAACGCTGATTTGGAAATGCGTTTTAAATTCGTGAATGATCAAGTACAAGAATCATGGACTCCACTTGCCCCTTTATCGGTAGTTGATCATTTTGCCGTCGTCTAAACATGCTATTAATGTACAAATAATCGCAAATGATTTGAATTCGCGATTGATTATCCATGCGTTTTGCGCAAAATTCCACCTAAAAATATAAGTAATTTACAGTATTTGACACTCTGATCTAATATTGAAACATCAAATTAAATAAGTTAAATATTGACTACCTAATTCGTTAAATCCGCTTCTCAACGAGAGGCCTGCCTGATGCAatagaattattttcataaCACAGTTGAAGACCAGACggtaattaattcatttttttcagatttcgAAGCACCTTATTACATGAACTTAACTCTTCGGGCATATGCACAAAACAACATTTCAATAACGCTGATTTTAAAATGCGTTTTAAATTCGTGATTTGAATTCGCGATTGAATATCCACGCGTTTTGCGCAAAATTCCACATAAAAATATAAGTCATTTACAGTATTTGACATTCTAATCTAATCTAATATTGAAACATCAAATTAAATAAGTTAAATGTTGTCTACCTAATTCGTTCTTCTCAACGAGAGGCCTGCCTGATGCAATAGAATGATTTTCATAACACAGTTGAAGATCACACGATCTttaattcttcttttttttcaatttcagacATCCAATGCTTATTTAAAGATTTCCAAAGTAATAGCCGAGTGTTTTCTTTCCCTTTCAGTCACTCGTGTATCATTTAGAAGGAAGATTAAACAAAGCGTCTCCCCATAAGAGGTATGTTTAATGCACTCCTCTGATGGTGCAACATTGTGGTAACAAACAGCTAACAAAATAAGATTGCATTTGACtaacaaatctgacaaattTCGTCCGGCAAGGTTCAAATTTTACGGACACATTCGTTGACAAAAGAAAGTGGGTCCAGCAAGTTTCACactaaataaagaaaatatatatatatataccatatggTGGTCTCACAAACATATGCTGACGAAGAACTCCGATGTTCCTGTTTAATACGCCTAAACAACTTTTTCCAAAATAGTTCCTTTATCATCATAGGTTTCCCCTGATCACTGTTACTTGGCTTCATTATGGTTATTCCGTCTCATTCATatgctatacatgtacaattctACGTTACAACATGTTTGAAGACAGTAAACAGCACTAAAGCAttgattgtatatattacatggcGGTCTCACAAACATCTGCGGACGAAGAACTCGTGTTTTCCTGTTTAATACGCCTCGACAACTTTTTCCAAAATAGTTCTTTTGGTTTTTCCCTATCAGTGTTATTTTCGTTTGGCCAACGTAATGGTCGAATCAAATCCCAATTAATTCTGATGAGCTTTGGGAATTCGCTCTTCTTTATATCGTTTAACAGAataataatgttcatattttcccGTCCCTCTCGAAAAGAGTAAACACTTGCTAACTTCATAGTAAACATTGTCCATTCACGTTCCAGAAAAGTGCAACTCACCACAAAAACGGTTTGACGAGAGCTATCAATTGAGTCCATTATGTTATCAGCTATATCACGTCCGGGCTTAAAACTTTTATCATCAAAGCAATATTCAAACTCAGTTTCGTTCAACCATGGAATGAAAGTGTTAGCTGTCCAGCCAGAGTCCTCATCACAAAAGCATATAAATATGTCGTACTGGAATTGATTGTGTTCCAAAGGTTGTCGACACTTGACACGCAACCAAACTCTGCGTCTCCAGGCTTCTCGTGCAAACACACCACAAACAAATAAAGTGATGCTGAGGACAACACTGATGATCAACCAGAGTCGTGACACACAACTATCCTGAAACTCTTCAAACGTTGTGAGGAATTCTTCCATCTTTATTTGGGTCCCTCCTGACATAATACACTTTAACATGCCTTTGTTGTACACGTTTTCGGTCGTGCTTATCCACGAAAGAAAATCCAAAGTGTCACAACTACACACTAAAGGGTTTCCAAAAAGATCGATCCtgaatttatttgattttaagcGTAAAGAGTCCAGGATATCGAGTTCTGATGACCTTAATGTCGTTATCAGATTGTTACTTATGTCAAGCGTTTCTAAGACACTGAGGCGTTGTAGTACCTCAGTTGGAAGGCGTTCCATTTGATTCCAAGCCAAAATCAAACTTTTAAGAGATTCCACTTGAtctttaaatatattgatgttcAGGCGATTTAAATTATTCGACGAAATATCAATGAAAGACAGATTAAAAAGTCCTTTAAATAATGATGGCTTGTTCGATTCCAATGTGCTCTTTAGCTTACAGTGACTTGCTTCAAGTCTCAAAAGGTTTTGCATTTCACTAAACATCTCAATTCTTGGATTTGAGCAGTCCCAACCGGATAAGTCTAATTCCTTCATGTGCACTAGGCCTTCTACAAATCCACTTGAGCATGACGGATGTTTAGTGGGGAAACTTATATCCAAAATTTGAATAGAATTATTCGCAAATGTAATATTACTTACTCCGTTAATGATCGGATAATGGGACGCATTTATGTAAATCAATGATATAGGAACAAAAAAAATACGATGTTCTTCGAACTGAATGTTGCGTTTCCGTAATGGCTCACTACCCATGTATGacacatataaatatgtaatggATGGAAACAAATTTATTAGGAAAAGGAATTGAGCGTTATAAGACTGATTTCTTGAAAGATCTAAAATTTCTATACAATCCCTTCTTGTCCACGATAAAACCGCCTCTTGGCTTATGGTTCCGATACCATTTTCTGCTAGTTCAAGCTTCCTCACACAAATTGTGCCGAGATGTAAAATATCAGACTTAATCAAATGAACAATGCCAGTGTGTTTCACATAATTAGAAGACAACTGGAGTGATTCCATTGTTCTTCCTCGCAATCCGTACAGTGACCGCAGAACATCATGGATTGTCATTTTTGATTCTGAATTCAATGTAAGTGTTTTAAGTTTACTTAAA
Above is a window of Pecten maximus chromosome 7, xPecMax1.1, whole genome shotgun sequence DNA encoding:
- the LOC117330866 gene encoding toll-like receptor 2, whose protein sequence is MSHVTCSGCQLEVVPQNLPTNTVMLNLRNNHLRALYRRYFLKLPTLKTLILSMNALSVISPGTFDDLVNLEYLDISENHLTEFSIESAFFLNLKNLKVLNLQMNDFHFGKTYPENALSCIPQLESLVLDIFEGFHFGNGFLNLTKLTYLKFHFIGNERISFLNSSFLGLQRSNISHLHIDFPIRKLEINFLSPLSKLKTLTLNSESKMTIHDVLRSLYGLRGRTMESLQLSSNYVKHTGIVHLIKSDILHLGTICVRKLELAENGIGTISQEAVLSWTRRDCIEILDLSRNQSYNAQFLFLINLFPSITYLYVSYMGSEPLRKRNIQFEEHRIFFVPISLIYINASHYPIINGVSNITFANNSIQILDISFPTKHPSCSSGFVEGLVHMKELDLSGWDCSNPRIEMFSEMQNLLRLEASHCKLKSTLESNKPSLFKGLFNLSFIDISSNNLNRLNINIFKDQVESLKSLILAWNQMERLPTEVLQRLSVLETLDISNNLITTLRSSELDILDSLRLKSNKFRIDLFGNPLVCSCDTLDFLSWISTTENVYNKGMLKCIMSGGTQIKMEEFLTTFEEFQDSCVSRLWLIISVVLSITLFVCGVFAREAWRRRVWLRVKCRQPLEHNQFQYDIFICFCDEDSGWTANTFIPWLNETEFEYCFDDKSFKPGRDIADNIMDSIDSSRQTVFVVSCTFLEREWTMFTMKLASVYSFREGRENMNIIILLNDIKKSEFPKLIRINWDLIRPLRWPNENNTDREKPKELFWKKLSRRIKQENTSSSSADVCETAM